The Verrucomicrobium spinosum DSM 4136 = JCM 18804 genome includes a region encoding these proteins:
- a CDS encoding ParB/RepB/Spo0J family partition protein, which produces MSERTLEPKEAENRAWDIPLALIDPSPYNRTRFDEGKLNELAGSLKLHGQLDDALVRPKEGGRYELVAGERRWRACPLAGFVSLRAKIKEMTDNEAHELVLVEQLQHEEWSVVEEARGFASLMSLKDGEGAPLYTLEKCAVRIDKSENYIRELLAILDAPQELQAAVERGELAKASAAVVASIPDREQRELAGKMVLRPANKTSGPLSVLETKELIKDRFARSLQGAPFKQADALLVPEMKDIAGARVMGGACSDCPFRAGNMPAFKDDLAVSGGRGGAGGQSGINPNLCTQPKCFAKKCEAVAETVRKEALARGCELLDADQAKKIFGEDGKLKDSSGYVDIESKVDPTLFNHFDAAKVPTWKAIIKKHGKGKGITVWLAQAPSGAFVELVKWEEAVALVNKETEPPASGADPVFPPMPEFSDGPPKEPTPEAPRTTWDEGAAKEANRLAREVAATKERRTLEFMAKLRVALRVAVAKQDKDMASLLVVDAAERVAGPDAMKLLRKLPGVKVELDNLEDEFGLSEWPDYIALVIMMFLGRCMSQWGPGWQGWEDWGDALGVRFETDPVVTPDETLGLELSGESKEERAALDSQLMVLARAANAADPIKWLNDVVRDNAIFVDPQYVLSLEGTKALLDAAMEAARVQGVIIPSEALVGGEKALRAELIGEIRALAELAEGAEYPDLVQGWIDSVARDNGLKSTSDESATMDDLQTLLVRANEEVKSLQSRDVPEGGSDKVGAEPLRETSDFHLVSASEAASPEGSGGVVVLDEIKSEVQPELDIASGGDGFFLKAHKAVEAARKIVKQKSKIAAKKAAEASRQVVKKSAKAVAKKVAKPAKKSAVKKAGTKKGGASK; this is translated from the coding sequence ATGAGTGAACGTACCCTTGAGCCCAAAGAAGCTGAAAACCGCGCCTGGGATATCCCCCTCGCGCTGATCGATCCCTCTCCCTACAATCGCACTCGCTTCGATGAGGGGAAGCTCAATGAACTCGCGGGGAGTCTCAAGCTCCATGGGCAGCTAGATGATGCCTTGGTGCGTCCCAAAGAGGGCGGGCGTTATGAGCTTGTCGCGGGTGAGCGGCGGTGGCGCGCCTGCCCTCTGGCTGGATTCGTCTCACTGCGGGCGAAGATTAAGGAAATGACGGACAACGAAGCTCACGAGCTGGTGCTCGTTGAGCAGCTCCAACACGAGGAATGGAGCGTCGTCGAAGAGGCCCGGGGCTTTGCTTCGCTGATGTCCCTCAAAGATGGTGAGGGCGCGCCCTTGTACACGCTCGAAAAGTGCGCGGTTCGGATCGATAAATCAGAGAACTACATCCGTGAGTTGCTGGCCATCCTCGACGCACCTCAGGAATTGCAGGCGGCGGTTGAGCGTGGGGAGTTGGCGAAGGCGTCGGCGGCTGTTGTTGCATCGATCCCAGATCGTGAGCAGCGGGAGTTGGCGGGAAAGATGGTGCTTCGACCTGCCAACAAAACGAGCGGTCCGCTGTCGGTGCTTGAGACAAAGGAGCTGATCAAAGACCGATTTGCCCGGAGTCTACAGGGCGCGCCATTCAAGCAGGCGGATGCCTTGCTTGTCCCAGAAATGAAAGATATCGCTGGTGCTCGCGTCATGGGTGGGGCGTGCAGTGACTGCCCGTTTCGAGCGGGTAATATGCCTGCCTTCAAAGACGATCTGGCTGTCAGCGGTGGGCGTGGTGGTGCAGGTGGTCAGTCGGGCATCAATCCCAACCTTTGTACTCAACCTAAGTGCTTCGCGAAAAAGTGCGAAGCGGTGGCTGAGACGGTACGTAAAGAGGCCTTGGCGCGGGGTTGCGAGTTGCTTGATGCAGATCAGGCAAAGAAAATTTTCGGGGAAGATGGTAAGCTCAAAGATTCGAGCGGGTATGTGGATATTGAATCCAAGGTCGATCCTACTCTGTTCAATCACTTTGATGCGGCCAAAGTCCCGACGTGGAAAGCGATCATCAAAAAACACGGCAAGGGCAAAGGTATTACCGTCTGGCTCGCTCAAGCTCCCTCGGGTGCCTTCGTTGAATTGGTGAAGTGGGAGGAAGCGGTTGCCTTGGTCAACAAGGAGACTGAGCCTCCCGCGAGTGGGGCTGATCCGGTCTTTCCACCTATGCCTGAATTTTCTGACGGGCCACCAAAAGAGCCGACGCCAGAAGCTCCGCGTACCACGTGGGATGAGGGGGCGGCGAAAGAGGCTAACCGATTGGCTCGCGAAGTGGCGGCGACAAAGGAGCGTCGGACTCTGGAATTCATGGCGAAACTCCGCGTGGCCCTGCGTGTCGCGGTCGCGAAGCAGGACAAGGATATGGCTTCGCTCCTGGTGGTCGATGCTGCGGAACGTGTAGCTGGGCCGGATGCAATGAAACTACTGCGGAAGCTGCCTGGGGTGAAAGTCGAACTGGACAACCTTGAGGATGAATTCGGGCTGTCGGAGTGGCCTGACTATATCGCCCTCGTCATCATGATGTTCCTCGGACGTTGCATGTCCCAGTGGGGGCCTGGTTGGCAGGGGTGGGAGGATTGGGGGGATGCTCTCGGTGTGCGCTTTGAGACTGATCCCGTGGTTACTCCGGATGAGACATTGGGCCTTGAGTTGTCCGGGGAAAGTAAGGAAGAGCGGGCGGCGCTCGATAGTCAGTTGATGGTGTTGGCGCGGGCGGCAAATGCTGCTGATCCGATCAAATGGCTCAACGATGTTGTGAGGGATAACGCTATTTTCGTAGATCCTCAATACGTCTTGAGCTTGGAGGGTACAAAGGCCTTGCTTGATGCGGCCATGGAGGCAGCTCGCGTTCAGGGTGTGATTATTCCTTCTGAGGCTCTGGTGGGCGGTGAGAAGGCGCTTCGTGCTGAGTTGATTGGTGAGATCCGGGCGCTCGCGGAGTTGGCTGAGGGGGCGGAATATCCCGATCTAGTGCAGGGGTGGATTGATTCTGTCGCCCGTGACAACGGCTTGAAGTCCACTTCTGATGAGAGTGCGACCATGGATGATCTCCAAACTCTCCTTGTGCGGGCGAATGAGGAAGTGAAGTCTCTTCAATCGCGAGATGTGCCTGAGGGCGGCTCTGATAAAGTGGGCGCTGAGCCTTTGCGGGAGACGTCTGACTTTCACCTAGTCTCGGCTTCCGAGGCGGCATCGCCAGAGGGAAGCGGGGGCGTCGTCGTCCTCGATGAAATCAAAAGCGAAGTGCAGCCAGAGTTGGACATCGCCTCCGGTGGCGATGGCTTTTTCCTTAAGGCTCACAAGGCGGTCGAGGCTGCGAGGAAGATTGTGAAACAGAAGTCCAAGATAGCCGCGAAAAAGGCGGCTGAAGCCTCGCGCCAAGTGGTGAAGAAATCCGCAAAGGCGGTGGCTAAAAAGGTTGCCAAGCCTGCCAAGAAATCGGCGGTCAAAAAGGCTGGCACGAAGAAAGGAGGGGCCTCGAAATGA
- a CDS encoding DUF932 domain-containing protein → MNTLSTRINRFGSGATHLRSDTPLTLGQIQAAAPSIFADSAHESRSNRYTHIPTSEVLTRLMAEDFQVHAVMQGGSRDEQKRGFTKHLLRLRHASQALTVGGTHNEIVLLNSHDGTSSYRLMAGVFRLVCGNGMVVAENSVADVRISHKGNVSDLVLDGCVEVLNRLPEVSESVRQMSDLRLTSEEQALFASSALIAKYGDEPAPVTATQLLNVRRRDDAPSNLWNTLNTVQENVIRGGISYIQRDDQGRRVARRQTREVRGIDQNTNLNRALWALAEGMKQLKA, encoded by the coding sequence ATGAATACCCTTAGCACTCGCATTAATCGGTTCGGATCTGGCGCTACTCACCTTCGCTCAGACACCCCCTTGACCCTTGGCCAAATCCAAGCTGCCGCCCCCTCCATCTTCGCTGACAGCGCTCACGAGTCCCGCTCTAACCGTTACACTCACATTCCCACCAGCGAGGTGCTCACCCGGCTGATGGCTGAAGACTTCCAGGTCCACGCCGTGATGCAGGGCGGGAGCCGCGACGAGCAGAAGAGAGGCTTCACAAAGCACCTCCTTAGACTCCGCCACGCCTCCCAGGCCCTGACCGTAGGTGGCACACATAATGAGATTGTGCTGCTCAATAGCCATGACGGCACGAGCTCATATCGCCTCATGGCCGGAGTCTTCCGTCTTGTCTGCGGGAACGGAATGGTCGTGGCTGAAAACAGCGTGGCAGACGTAAGGATCTCACACAAAGGCAACGTGTCGGATCTCGTGCTCGATGGTTGCGTCGAGGTTCTTAACCGCCTCCCCGAGGTGAGCGAGAGCGTTCGCCAAATGAGCGACCTTCGTCTCACATCCGAAGAGCAGGCTCTCTTTGCATCTTCCGCCCTGATCGCCAAGTACGGAGACGAGCCGGCCCCAGTCACCGCCACCCAACTGCTCAACGTCCGGCGCAGGGATGACGCACCCTCCAATCTCTGGAACACCCTCAACACAGTTCAAGAGAACGTCATCAGAGGCGGCATCAGCTACATTCAACGTGACGATCAAGGGCGCCGTGTGGCCCGCAGGCAGACCCGCGAGGTGCGCGGCATCGATCAGAACACCAATCTCAATCGGGCGCTTTGGGCTCTCGCTGAGGGCATGAAGCAACTGAAGGCCTGA
- a CDS encoding DNA adenine methylase produces the protein MTPRRPLIRYHGGKWRLAPWIISHFPKHRVYVEPFGGGGSVLLRKERSYAEIYNDLDSEVVNLFRVVRDDGLRLREALRCTPFARAEFLGAWLPADSSFEQARRSVVRAYMGFGSGGVSESRPNGRVMTGFRSNTSRAYSTPASNWHSFPQALELIVERLRGVVIENREAVQVMSAHDERTTLHYVDPPYVGSARGDGCGEYRHEMTDEQHQELGEYLSRLSGFVVVSGYPSALYNEIFKGWFRVERRAMADGARPRTEVLWMNYEPPNTALGVTDGVFNWPQE, from the coding sequence ATGACGCCCCGTCGGCCACTCATTAGATACCATGGCGGCAAGTGGCGGCTTGCCCCATGGATCATCTCGCATTTTCCGAAGCATCGAGTTTACGTCGAGCCATTCGGGGGTGGCGGTAGTGTGTTGCTGCGAAAGGAGCGGAGCTATGCGGAGATCTACAACGACCTTGACTCTGAGGTCGTGAATCTCTTCAGGGTGGTGCGCGATGACGGATTGAGATTGAGGGAGGCGCTTCGCTGCACACCTTTTGCGCGGGCGGAGTTTTTGGGTGCGTGGTTGCCGGCCGATTCCTCCTTTGAGCAGGCTAGGCGTTCCGTTGTCCGGGCATATATGGGATTCGGCTCTGGTGGTGTGTCGGAATCTCGCCCCAATGGACGGGTGATGACTGGATTTCGGTCAAACACTTCGAGAGCTTATTCCACACCGGCCTCAAACTGGCATTCCTTCCCGCAAGCGTTAGAGTTGATTGTTGAGCGCTTGCGCGGCGTTGTGATCGAAAACCGAGAGGCTGTGCAAGTCATGAGTGCTCACGATGAGCGAACAACGCTTCACTACGTTGATCCCCCGTATGTGGGTTCTGCGCGTGGCGATGGGTGTGGCGAGTACCGTCATGAAATGACGGATGAGCAGCATCAGGAGCTTGGTGAATACCTTTCAAGGCTATCGGGTTTCGTTGTTGTTTCCGGTTACCCGTCAGCTCTGTACAATGAAATATTCAAAGGGTGGTTTCGTGTTGAGCGTAGGGCAATGGCTGACGGGGCGCGGCCTCGAACCGAGGTTCTATGGATGAACTATGAGCCGCCGAATACGGCGCTCGGTGTGACGGATGGAGTGTTTAACTGGCCTCAGGAATAA